The Synechococcales cyanobacterium T60_A2020_003 DNA segment CATTTCTCTGCAACAAATTACCGATTGGAAAACCCTAGACCTGTTTGAGCGAGAGGCCAAAATCCTCTCCCATCTCGATCATCCAGCCATTCCGGATTACATTGACTATTTCAATATCGATACGCCCAATGATCGACAGTTCTTTTTAGTGCGTGAGCTAATTTTGGGTAGCCCCTTGTCAGACTTGATGGATACAGGTTGGCGAGCGAATGAAGACATCGTCAAAAATATTGCAACTCAAATTTTGGAGGTGCTGATTTACCTCCACGAACTAGCGCCGCCCGTGATCCATCGCGATATCAAACCGCAAAATATTATTCGTAAAGCCGATGGTCAGGTGGTGCTTGTGGATTTTGGCTCAGTTCAGGATGCCTACCGAGCCACGATGAGTAAAGGGAGTACCTTTGTCGGCACCTTGGGGTATATGCCCCCAGAGCAGTTTCGAGGGCAGGTGGTTCCAGCGTCGGATCTCTATGCTCTTGGTGCAACGATCGTATATTTACTGACTGGACGACCGCCCGATGAGTTGCCTCAAGTCCGCCTAAAGTTAGATATCCGCCTCTTGCTCCAAACAACACCCGCATTCACCCTATGGCTGGAGCAGATGTTAGAACCCGCCGTGGAAGATCGGTTTCGAACCGCACGGGATGCCCTTGCGGCGTTAAAACAAGAAACCGTTCTCCCTGCGGTTGTTTCTCCTGGCAAACTCACCAAGCCCCACGGTAGCCGTATTGTGCTCAAGCGATCGCGCGATCGCCTCTCGATTGTGATTCCACCGTCAGGGCTGCGCTCCGAAAACGTAGGCATTCTATTCTTCGCTCTTTTCTGGAATGCCTTTATCCTGGTATGGACGATTGGAGCGGCAGCGGGATCCGTCTTTTTTGCGTTGTTCTCGATTCCTTTCTGGATCGTCGGTTTGGGAATGTTAGCAGGAGGAGTACTGGCGATCGGGACTCGGTTTCAACTCACCATGGACTGGAAGAAGTTCCGCTTAGAGTGGAGTTTGTTGGGTCTCAAACGGGTTCGTGAGGGATATGTCAAGAATTTGCTCGGCGCAGAGGTCAACACCAATCCAGACTTCAAAGTGAACGATCGCCCCGTGGTTACGTGTATTCTGCGGGAGGGGGTTCGGAAACATCACTTCGGACATACCATTGACTCCACCGAGCGAGAATGGCTGGTTTACGAAATTACGGATTTCTTGAATCAAACTCGTCGGTGATACCCCTCTAAATCTGGGTGAATTCAGGTGTACGCTGGATTCAGACGCCACTCTCTGAAGGATACCGATTTATGGCAACGACGATCCGCCAATTGATCCGCTACAAGCAACAGGGCAAAACAATCGTTGCACTCACCGCTTGGGACTACCTCACGGCGCAAATTTTAGATCAGGCGGGTACGGATCTGATCCTGGTGGGAGATTCGTTGGCGATGGTGGCGTTAGGATACGACACTACGTTGCCGCTAACCCTAGATGACATCATTCACCATGCGAAGGCGGTGCGACGGGGGGTGAAGCAGGCGCTTTTGGTCGTCGATCTGCCGTTTTTAAGCTATCAGGTGAGTCCCCAAGAGGCGATCGCTTCCGCTGGACGAGTGATGAAGGAAACCGGAGCCGAAGCCATCAAGTTAGAAGGGGGCAATCCGGCGATGGCCGATACGGTGCAGCGGCTCGTACAGGTCGGGATTCCAGTATTAGGCCATGTAGGACTCACCCCCCAGTCGGTGCGCCAGCTCGGAGGCTATCGTCAGCAGGGCAACACCCCGGAATCGGGCGATCGCATTTTGCAAGAGGCGATCGCGCTCGAACAAGCCGGAGCGTTTGGCGTTGTACTCGAACACATTCCCCACGACCTGGCGTATGCCATTACCCAGAAGATCTCTGTTCCCACCATTGGTATTGGTGCCGGGGTTCACTGCGATGGGCAAGTGTTGGTTACAGCGGATCTACTCGGACTCTCCGACTGGCAACCTCCCTTTGCCAAGGTCTATGCTCGCCTGCGTGAACAGGGGATTCAGGCGGTACAGCAGTTTGCCCAAGAGGTGCGCGATCGCCAGTTTCCACCCAAGCGCTAAACGGCAAAAGCGGGATTCTTAAACAGAACCCCGCTTCTAAAAAGCATGATGGCGAACAATTATCCAGGAATCATTTGTAAAACGAGCGATCGCTTATCAAAGGATTGCACCTTTCCAGCTTCGCCTAGGTCAGTTACGACCCTCTCTAGCAATTCAGTGGCGCGATCGCGGTGCTGGTGCTCTCGGCCTCGCAAGCGAATCTGAAATTTGACCGAATCTCCCTTCCCTAGCCACTGTACAGCCCGGTTGATGCGTAAGCTGTAGTCTGACTCGCCAATATTTGGACGGAGCTTTACTTCCTTCACCGTTGTCCGCGCACTTTGGCTCTGTCGTTTCTTCTGCTGATACTGGTGCTTACCGTAGTCCAGAATCTTAGCAACAGGGGTTTCTTTGTTCTCTGATACGACAACTAGATCCAGCCCTGCTTCCTCTGCTAGTCGCAAAGCTTCGCGCGTATCTATTAATCCACGATTTTGGTTTTCTTGGTCGATCAGCAGTACCTGGGGCGATCGAATTTGGCGATTAATCAGTTGTTTTTTAGCAGCGATAACAGTACCCTCTCAAAAACTCTACAGTTAAAAACAGTACACAATACTAGGGTAACGCCTAAATGCGACTCCCATGTCTAGCTGGGGAATGAAAATAGTCATCCGCCTTGAATCTTAATGAAAATCACGAATT contains these protein-coding regions:
- a CDS encoding serine/threonine protein kinase, coding for MEYLYHPGDVIGDRYEIVKPLGKGGMGVTYEAKDRSSQQMVAIKAISLQQITDWKTLDLFEREAKILSHLDHPAIPDYIDYFNIDTPNDRQFFLVRELILGSPLSDLMDTGWRANEDIVKNIATQILEVLIYLHELAPPVIHRDIKPQNIIRKADGQVVLVDFGSVQDAYRATMSKGSTFVGTLGYMPPEQFRGQVVPASDLYALGATIVYLLTGRPPDELPQVRLKLDIRLLLQTTPAFTLWLEQMLEPAVEDRFRTARDALAALKQETVLPAVVSPGKLTKPHGSRIVLKRSRDRLSIVIPPSGLRSENVGILFFALFWNAFILVWTIGAAAGSVFFALFSIPFWIVGLGMLAGGVLAIGTRFQLTMDWKKFRLEWSLLGLKRVREGYVKNLLGAEVNTNPDFKVNDRPVVTCILREGVRKHHFGHTIDSTEREWLVYEITDFLNQTRR
- the panB gene encoding 3-methyl-2-oxobutanoate hydroxymethyltransferase — translated: MATTIRQLIRYKQQGKTIVALTAWDYLTAQILDQAGTDLILVGDSLAMVALGYDTTLPLTLDDIIHHAKAVRRGVKQALLVVDLPFLSYQVSPQEAIASAGRVMKETGAEAIKLEGGNPAMADTVQRLVQVGIPVLGHVGLTPQSVRQLGGYRQQGNTPESGDRILQEAIALEQAGAFGVVLEHIPHDLAYAITQKISVPTIGIGAGVHCDGQVLVTADLLGLSDWQPPFAKVYARLREQGIQAVQQFAQEVRDRQFPPKR
- a CDS encoding translation initiation factor IF-3, with translation MAAKKQLINRQIRSPQVLLIDQENQNRGLIDTREALRLAEEAGLDLVVVSENKETPVAKILDYGKHQYQQKKRQSQSARTTVKEVKLRPNIGESDYSLRINRAVQWLGKGDSVKFQIRLRGREHQHRDRATELLERVVTDLGEAGKVQSFDKRSLVLQMIPG